In Pseudofrankia saprophytica, one genomic interval encodes:
- a CDS encoding MMPL family transporter: protein MSGFLQRLGGACAAHPWRVVGAWVAALVLTLGLAGTFGGAPQDNYDTPGLPSQAATDLLRAGFPEVAGADARIVLHDRDSPLDAAVTTAVSRNLAGVEHVDLVTPPRLSADGDTALITVYYDRPVTHVGGKKALDELVAAVAGPSRAGGVTAEIGGQVAENIQKVDGTAEAIGIAAALVILLFAFGSVIAAGVPLAVALIGLGIGSGSVTLIAATTQVSTIAPTLGTMVGLGVGIDYALLLVTRHVEGLRAGLPVREAAARATATSGTSVLFAGATVVLALMGLRLVHLKTYSTTGFTTALVVVAVVATSLTLVPALCGLAGQRLLGRKARRALATAATAGAGGAAGAGAGGTADAGQGTTDGAPAATSAREPLTARWAARVGRRPLPWALGALGLLLALAAPVLDMRTWPQDAGSQSTSLTQRRAYDLIAAEFGPGANGPLLIATDLRTLPKAELGPLAAKIRATPDVAGVADPIFSADGSTALLVAEPTVGPSDPRASALVRHLRADVLPGGAEITGWTASFTDISALLADQLWEVVAFVVGVSVLLLLLVFRSPLVALKAAVMNMLSIAAAYGVIVAVFQWGWGTGLLGLPHAVPMSSWLPLLMFAVLFGLSMDYEVFLLSRIREDWLATGDARGSVTRGLAKSGRVITSAGLIMIAVFAGFALDPDVTVKMIGLGMAVAVLVDMTVIRLVLVPATMALLGRANWWLPRWLDRILPRIDLHGERSAAPALALPAPRGEPSDEADEADQADEQPAVVS from the coding sequence ATGTCCGGGTTCTTGCAGCGACTGGGTGGGGCCTGCGCCGCCCACCCCTGGCGGGTGGTCGGCGCCTGGGTCGCAGCGCTGGTACTGACACTGGGCCTGGCGGGCACGTTCGGCGGCGCGCCCCAGGACAACTACGACACCCCGGGCCTGCCCTCGCAGGCGGCGACCGACCTGCTGCGGGCCGGCTTCCCCGAGGTGGCGGGCGCCGACGCGCGCATCGTGCTGCACGACCGCGACAGCCCGCTCGACGCCGCCGTCACGACCGCCGTCTCCAGGAACCTCGCCGGCGTCGAGCACGTCGACCTGGTCACCCCGCCCCGGCTGTCCGCCGACGGCGACACGGCGCTCATCACCGTCTACTACGACCGGCCGGTCACCCACGTGGGCGGCAAGAAGGCACTCGACGAGCTGGTCGCGGCCGTGGCCGGGCCCAGCCGGGCCGGCGGCGTCACCGCGGAGATCGGCGGCCAGGTCGCGGAGAACATCCAGAAGGTCGACGGCACCGCCGAGGCGATCGGCATCGCCGCCGCGCTGGTCATCCTGCTGTTCGCCTTCGGCTCGGTCATCGCCGCCGGCGTACCGCTGGCCGTCGCCCTGATCGGGCTCGGGATCGGCTCCGGCAGCGTCACGCTGATCGCGGCTACGACCCAGGTCAGCACCATCGCCCCCACCCTCGGCACGATGGTCGGCCTCGGCGTGGGCATCGACTACGCCCTGCTGCTCGTCACCCGGCACGTCGAGGGCCTGCGCGCCGGCCTGCCGGTACGGGAGGCGGCGGCCAGGGCCACGGCCACGTCCGGGACCTCGGTGCTGTTCGCCGGCGCGACCGTCGTGCTGGCGCTGATGGGCCTGCGCCTCGTCCACCTCAAGACCTACTCCACGACCGGCTTCACCACGGCCCTGGTCGTCGTCGCGGTCGTCGCGACGTCGCTCACGCTGGTGCCGGCGCTGTGCGGCCTGGCCGGTCAACGGCTGCTCGGCCGAAAGGCCCGCCGTGCCCTGGCCACCGCGGCGACCGCCGGGGCCGGCGGCGCGGCCGGGGCCGGGGCCGGCGGCACGGCCGACGCCGGCCAGGGCACCACCGACGGCGCACCCGCTGCCACCTCAGCCAGGGAGCCGCTCACCGCGCGCTGGGCCGCCCGGGTCGGCCGCCGGCCGCTGCCCTGGGCGCTGGGCGCGCTCGGGTTGCTGCTCGCCCTCGCCGCCCCGGTGCTCGACATGCGCACCTGGCCGCAGGACGCCGGCAGCCAGTCGACGTCGCTCACCCAGCGGCGCGCCTATGACCTGATCGCGGCCGAGTTCGGGCCGGGCGCCAACGGCCCGCTGCTGATCGCCACGGACCTGCGCACGCTGCCGAAGGCCGAGCTCGGCCCGCTGGCCGCGAAGATCCGGGCGACTCCGGATGTCGCCGGCGTCGCCGACCCGATCTTCTCCGCCGACGGCTCGACCGCGTTGCTCGTCGCGGAGCCGACGGTCGGCCCGAGCGACCCCAGGGCATCCGCGCTGGTCCGCCACCTGCGAGCCGACGTGCTGCCGGGCGGCGCCGAGATCACCGGCTGGACCGCCTCGTTCACCGACATCTCCGCCCTGCTCGCCGACCAGCTGTGGGAGGTCGTGGCCTTCGTCGTCGGCGTCTCGGTGCTGCTTCTGTTGCTGGTGTTCCGCTCGCCGCTGGTCGCGCTGAAGGCCGCGGTGATGAACATGCTGTCGATCGCCGCCGCCTACGGCGTCATCGTCGCCGTCTTCCAGTGGGGCTGGGGCACCGGCCTGCTGGGCCTGCCACATGCCGTGCCGATGTCGAGCTGGCTGCCACTGCTGATGTTCGCGGTGCTGTTCGGGCTGAGCATGGACTACGAGGTGTTCCTGCTCTCCCGGATCCGGGAGGACTGGCTGGCCACCGGCGACGCCCGTGGCAGCGTGACGCGGGGGCTCGCGAAGAGCGGCCGGGTCATCACCAGCGCCGGCCTCATCATGATCGCCGTCTTCGCCGGCTTCGCGCTGGACCCGGACGTGACCGTGAAGATGATCGGCCTCGGCATGGCGGTCGCCGTCCTTGTCGACATGACCGTCATCCGGCTCGTGCTGGTGCCGGCGACCATGGCCCTGCTCGGCCGTGCCAACTGGTGGCTACCGCGCTGGCTCGACCGGATCCTCCCGCGCATCGACCTGCACGGCGAGAGGTCCGCGGCGCCGGCGCTGGCCCTGCCCGCGCCGCGCGGCGAGCCATCCGACGAGGCCGACGAGGCCGACCAAGCCGACGAACAGCCGGCGGTCGTCAGCTGA
- a CDS encoding GGDEF domain-containing protein, whose translation MASIDDLCRAGSPSPARLPAREHGASGDPPDGTAGLAGWAAAGRAAVSLVRLPVAAVERVTMPPLLWAGRLWLGYVAFGAVAISSCYIGGYGAGSTTTSGWVVARFTVYCATSVSAAGAVFVGLLRFRPTPRSPWLLIGISQLVYAGAGIAFCVDRYLFASTAFVAISDGLYFAHYPLLVAGLLPIVRRRTPGGDLPGLLDGLLAATCAATVAYLHLVRPRLDGELSTAVAVMWVAYPIADLIVFVIGVRLVLGTGSRPPAFSLLTASLFVILAADAGYSLRQLSDGYSLGGGLEGAWLAGNIALGAAALHPTMAGIAEPAHRPAGLGRARLLVLYLAGLIAPLTLVLQGGRADSHTELVIALAMAVSTALIMIRMRCAEAQQRRLANTDVLTGLCTRRFLETRLALATARAAPRGWALALLLVDIDHFKSINDRYGHPAGDRALAEVALRLRTAAQSRDVVARYGGEEFALLATGVGQDDLRALGELLRATVAATPVLIADGVHLTVTVSVGAAAVVAAPASPAELVDRADRALYAAKAAGRDCVVVADRVEYGHLGTHGRLRVFGSY comes from the coding sequence ATGGCATCGATCGATGATCTTTGTCGAGCCGGCTCGCCGTCGCCGGCTCGGCTACCCGCGCGGGAACACGGCGCGTCCGGCGACCCGCCCGATGGCACGGCGGGCCTGGCCGGGTGGGCGGCCGCGGGCCGCGCCGCGGTGAGCCTCGTCCGCCTGCCCGTCGCGGCCGTCGAGCGGGTGACCATGCCGCCCCTGCTGTGGGCGGGCAGGCTCTGGCTGGGCTATGTGGCCTTCGGCGCCGTCGCGATCTCCAGCTGCTACATCGGCGGGTACGGCGCGGGCTCCACCACCACCAGCGGCTGGGTGGTCGCGCGGTTCACCGTCTACTGCGCCACCAGCGTTTCGGCCGCCGGCGCGGTGTTCGTCGGGCTCCTGCGGTTCCGCCCCACGCCCCGGTCGCCCTGGCTGCTCATCGGGATCTCCCAGCTGGTCTATGCCGGCGCGGGCATCGCCTTCTGCGTCGATCGTTACCTGTTCGCCTCGACGGCGTTCGTCGCGATCAGCGATGGGCTCTACTTCGCCCACTACCCGTTGCTGGTCGCCGGCCTGCTGCCGATCGTCCGTCGACGGACGCCAGGCGGCGACCTGCCGGGCCTGCTCGACGGGCTGCTGGCCGCCACCTGCGCGGCCACAGTGGCGTACCTGCACCTGGTCAGGCCGCGCCTGGACGGCGAGCTGTCCACCGCGGTCGCCGTCATGTGGGTCGCCTACCCGATCGCGGACCTCATCGTGTTCGTGATCGGTGTCCGGCTCGTTCTGGGCACCGGTAGCCGGCCGCCGGCGTTCAGCCTGCTCACCGCCAGCCTGTTCGTGATCCTCGCCGCGGATGCCGGCTACTCCCTGCGGCAGCTCAGCGATGGGTACTCATTGGGCGGCGGGCTGGAGGGCGCCTGGCTTGCCGGGAACATCGCCCTGGGGGCCGCCGCGCTGCACCCCACGATGGCCGGCATCGCCGAGCCCGCGCACCGACCCGCCGGGCTTGGCCGCGCCCGGCTGTTGGTGCTCTATCTCGCCGGCCTCATCGCCCCGCTCACCCTGGTCCTGCAGGGCGGGCGCGCTGACTCCCACACCGAGCTGGTCATCGCGTTGGCGATGGCCGTGTCGACCGCTCTGATCATGATCCGGATGCGGTGCGCCGAGGCCCAGCAGCGCCGGCTCGCCAACACCGACGTGCTGACCGGCCTGTGTACCCGGCGCTTCCTGGAGACCCGGCTGGCGCTGGCGACGGCGCGAGCGGCACCGCGCGGCTGGGCGCTCGCCCTCCTCCTCGTCGACATCGACCATTTCAAGTCGATCAACGACCGGTACGGCCACCCCGCCGGGGACCGCGCGCTGGCCGAGGTGGCGCTTCGGCTGCGTACCGCGGCCCAGTCCCGGGACGTGGTGGCTCGCTACGGTGGCGAGGAGTTCGCGCTGCTCGCGACCGGAGTCGGCCAGGACGACCTGCGCGCCCTCGGCGAGCTGCTGCGCGCGACGGTCGCGGCCACCCCCGTCCTCATCGCGGACGGAGTCCACCTCACCGTGACGGTGTCGGTCGGCGCCGCCGCGGTCGTGGCGGCACCCGCGAGCCCGGCGGAGCTGGTCGACCGCGCGGACCGAGCCCTCTACGCCGCGAAGGCCGCCGGCCGCGACTGCGTGGTCGTCGCCGACCGCGTCGAGTACGGCCACCTCGGCACCCATGGCCGGCTCAGGGTGTTCGGTTCGTACTGA